The genomic region GGCCCAGGTTCCTGCTTTGAGCTCTCAGCTGGTAGATCGTTTCAGGAAGGAGGGACAGACGGCTGAAGAATGGCAGACCGCATGTTCAAGTCTCCATTCCACCCATGAGGCCACCTCCGAACCCTTCCACTGAGGCAGCAAGGATGAAGCCTCAGGCTTGGAGGTGATGTCTGGGGCTTGCCCGTTTTGCCAGGGGGGAGACCCCAGCTGATGGAGAGGCAGATGGTAGCCAAACAGAGCTCTCACCAGCCCCGTCCTCTGCCCAGCCTGACCCTCACCCCAAACCATGGCTCTATGGGATGGGGGCTTGCACTTGGCCTGGTGTAGACCCCAACCCCCCGGGGCCCAGGGGCAAAAGCACAGAGGGGTTCCAACCACAAGGATGGGGATGCCAGAAGCTGAGTTACAGGCTGTTTTGAGCACCAGCCTGGTTGGTACTCCCTCACCGTGGTGGCAGGAGTGAAGCCAGGTCACTTCCTGGTCATCGTGGGAGTAGGGACTGGGTAACTCAGGCAGCAAAGCTCTGGGTGCCCCCCAGGGGTGCTGCAGCCCCACATATGGGGAAGGGCTTGCAGGGGCCACAGGGGTGGTCCCAGGAGGATGAACTGTCTGGGGCTCTGAGATGCACACGGATGCGGGCCCTGCAGGAGTGCTCCTGGGCAGAGGGACCATGGGTCTGTGTCTCCAGGTGGGAAGGCTGAGTTTGtacggggggagggggtgggggctttGGCTCAGCAGGAACAAGCATCTTCTCAGGGGGACCACTGCCCCAGGGTGGGGTGCTGGGACCTGGAGCTGGCTGGGTCTCCAGGTGGGAGCCACAGCCGGACCTCCGCCTGCAGGGAGGGCCACATGCAAGTTTGAATCTAGACCAAAGGTGAGAAACCCAGCCTCTCCCACTGCCCAGTCCCCCAGTGGGATAGTGCAGAGGATTCTTGTCCACACTGCCAGGACCTCAGTGAGGAAGCCAAGGGCCTGttccctctcctctccagggTCCCGCTCTCACCTGGCCCCATTGTGTCACTCCTCATctttcctctgccctccccacctcccattcTTACCCCCAAAGCTCAACTCCACCTCTGGCCCAGCTCTGCCAAAGCCCCCTCCCCAATCCCTGTGGGCCTCTTGGGCCCAGCGCTTTATCTCTGCACCTCCCTTCAGGTACTGCCGCCGGTTGTCTTCTGACCTCACTCGCCCAACGGGGAAGCCGGGCTCCCTGAGACACAGCTGGGTGGTGGACTCTCCCCAGGGAGCCGGTGTGCGgcgccccctcctccccgccaGGCCCGGGAGGAGCGGGGGCCGGGCAAGGACGACAGGAGAGCCAGGTGCAGTCCCTAAAACAGGCTCTTTAATAACATTATGTCTTCATTGAAGAGCTTCGCTTTTCCCACCCAGCgccgggtggggtggggcggggggggggggcagcaggGTCCAGCGTTGGACGCCTGTGGGCCATCGACCGTGGTCGGGGGGCGGGTCCGGTGGCCCCAGGGCCTTGGCGCCGGCGAGCCCGCCTAGTAGAAGGAGTATTGGTTCTCCACGGCCCGCGTGTGGCCCCGGGCGCCCTCGCCCGGCCCGGCCTCGGGGGGCTCTTCGGCGCCCCCGCCCGCCGCCTCCAGCAGGCGCTCCGCGCTGTTGCTGCGGCTGCGGGCGCTCGGGGGGCCCTCAGCGGCAGGGCGGGGGGCGCCGGGCACCGACGCGGCCGAAGACGACGAGGCGGACGAGGACGAGGCGCCGCCGGCCTCCGAGGGCGAGGCGGGCGGGCAGGCGGCCGCGGCGAGGCTGGAGAAGTAGTGCTGGCCGGCCGGCTCGCTCCAGCAGGCGGGCGGTGGGGGCGCGGCGCTGGGCGAGGGCCCCGGGTCTGCAACGGGAGACCGCGGGCATCAGGGCCGAGTCCGGGTCCTTCCTCCTTCCACGCTAGACCACCAGCGTGCAGGCAGGAGCCAGCGCCCCAGGAATGGGTGACCTAGCATCACACAGGGAGGCCCAGACCCCAGATCCCGCGCTGCTAGTTCCAGCCCACCTCCTAGAGAAAGTCCTGTGTATAGGCGGctgtggctcagacgataaagaaattcgcctgcaaatgcaggagacacgagttcgatccctggtcgggaagatcccctggaggagggcatggcaaccccactccagtattcttgcctggagtattccacggatagaggcgcctggcgggctacagtccacggggtcacaaagagtcggacacgactgacatttTGCATTTTCCATAGGTGCGGCGGACACACCAACGCGGAATCCGCGTGCCCCGCACCTTCACTCACCTCTCCCAGGCTGCCTTCTTTACCAGCTCGGCGCTCAGCCCCACCCGTGCGGGATCTAAGGGACTCCACCCACTTCCGGGATGCCCGCGGGCGCCCCCTTCCGCCCGCCAGGAATTTACTCCGGACACGGATCCGCTGGGGCAGTCTCTTTCCCGCCCATCCGGTTGGTCCAGGTGGCTTACAACAGGTACCAGACCTGGCTGGTGCACTTCCCGCGGGGGCTAGCAGGGTGACGTCCTCTCCCACTGCCCACCCATCTGTCTGCCTGGGCGGGGTTAGGGGAGTCTTACCAGGCGGGGGGCCCTGGGCCCGCACATAGCTACGGAGGGTGATGTCGGCAGAGCCCCCGGACTCCAGCGGGATGGGGTGGGTGTGGAAGTGGCGGAGCATGTCGAGCACAGACTGGAACCACAGGTGTTGCACGTGGCACTGCCCGTGGCCGTTCAAGGACAGGCGCAGGTGCTGTGGGCAGAGATGGGTGTGGTCAGTGGGGGGGAGGCAGGGGTGTCTTGGGTCCGCCCCCTGCTTGGCAAGTGCCTCTGAAGGTCAGGGGGAGGGCCAGGTCTCACAGAGGCCATATGCGGCCTCAGAGCGAGGGCCTCTCACCCGGGAGCCCCATCTCGGGAGGGGGAGGGTCACGCCGGTGGCGGGGATGGGCATGAGGGCCAGGGCCGGGCGGGGGCTGGAGGGGGGGATGCATTCGTCCCTATACAGGGAGCACCTGCATCAGGGCCTTCACGCACCCACTTCATCCCTAGTCCCCGGAGGCCCTAGAAAGCAGAGATTCCGTGTTTTGTTtgtattaattgctcagtcgtgtccgactctttgtgaccccatggactgtagccgggaggctcctctgtccacgggattctccaggcaaaatgcTCGAGtgaggtagccattcccttctccagagaatcttcctgacacagcgacggaacctgggtcccctgcattgcaggtggattctttactgtctgagctatcagggaagcccagagattcCGTGTTAgagatggggaaaccgaggcacgggggggggggggaactcaCCCACAGCCACTGGCATTGAGCTAAGAAGAGAACTCATGTTGGGGTGATTCTCCCAGCCCAGCTAAGGGTCTGCTGGCCTCCCCTGCCCAGCTAAGGTCCAGAAGGCTGGAAGCAACCCCAGGCTGATTTGGGGGGAGGGTGGCCACAGGTGCCACTCATCCAAGCTGGTGGGGGGGAAGTGGGAGGAGCCCGGGGAACTGGGCCCACCTGGGCCAGGCACCgcagggagagagaggggccCCAGGCGTGTGGTCTTGAGTGGTGGGTGAGCCACAGGGCTCTGACTTCAGCCGGTTTTTGCTCCATGTGTATCCCACACGGAGAAGAGTGGCTGTCCCTGGGGTGTATGTGGCAAGAAAGGGGGTGACAGGAGGGTTTCAGGGTATGCCTGTGATGGGGAGCTGGCCTGGGCACCTACGAACAGGAGAGAGAAGccctggtggggagggaagtgttCCATGGTGGGGCCGGCGCTGCCCAGGGAGCCGGGGGCCGGGGTGGGTGGGGTGTGGTCTGAGCCGTGCCAGCCCATGCTTGGGACGTTGGCCCAGTGCAGGCCTGGAGCGGGAGTCCTGGGGTGCCCCCTTCTCTGGCGGGGACTGACGGGAACTGTGTCCTGGGAGGAGCCAAGGCTGGGTCTGTTTCCTTATCGGAAACTTGAGAAGAAGGGGGTTGAGGTTCCTGCCCACTCTAACCATCCCTGCCCCCCAACAATCACTGGACTTTCTGTCGTTTTTTGCCTTTGCGCCTTAGGCATTATTAGCACACAGTGCCCTTCCTCCAGAGCCCGCCATCTGGGCTTGGCCCTGCCCTGTCTGAACCACCCTTTCACTAGTCTTCACCTCGAGGACTCCCCATCCATCGAGTGTCTCAGGGCAAGCTCCTTTCCTACTCTGGCTGGTGGGGTCAGGAGCCTCCTGGTGCCCTCTGCCCCCCAAAGCCCTCTTGCCCAACTCCTCCTGCCTGGTTCTCTGGGGCCCACTGTGTGGTTCCCTGccacaccccatggactggtctGAGCACAGGCCTGGCCCGGACTGGCACCCAGGAGGGGCTGGTGAGCTGTGCTGAGCAGAGAAGAGGGGctgtgtggggtgggaggggcgcTGGTTGACCCCAGCCCCTGTACTCAGGTGGCTCCAGGTGGAGACCCTCAGAAGCCCCAGTGCCACGTGATCCCCAATGCACAGGGTCAAAGCCAGACCCTCAGAAGGGCCCAGCCTCCTGTGGGTTCAGCCACAGGCAGGACCCCATCAGCTCATGGAGAAGCCACAGCTGGGGCAGCCTGCAGCCCCAGGAGGGAGGCGGGTGACCGGAAGCACAGCCAGGAGGCCTGGCCCGTGGGAAGCCATGCCGCCCGCACCCCCAAGGAGCCTACTGCCCAGCATGGGTGCAGCCTCAGGGCCCCCCCAGGCCCCCCACCGACCCCGGGCTGGAGGCTTCCCCTGTGTGCGCCCCCCAGCCCCACTTCCCCAACTTGCCTTGGCCTTGCCCTGGAAGTTGAAGGTCAGCACGTACTCCCCGGGCCGGGTCTCACTTTGGCGGATCACAAAGAGGCCGTGGTTCCGGGGCCCACCTGCCAGCACCAGCTGAGCTGCCTTGACCCGCGACAGCGTCCCGTGGAACCAGGGGTAGTCGGAGAGCTCCAGCTCGGCCTCGGCCTGGGCCTCTGGCTCTGCTGTCTCCTCCGctgaagagaaggggacagaatGAGGGGCGTGGGGACGGAGGGGCCGCCAGAAGGAGAACACCGATGGGTCATCTCGATCAGCTTGTTGGGGTTTTGCAGGTAAGATGCTCTTTGAATAACTGAGAATGAGGCATGGAGCTGACCTGGCCCACTAAATGTATCAGGTAAACTGAGGCACCGAGAGGAGAAAATGGTAGCCTGAGAGGGTAGACTTAAACTGACAAGTCTGGTTTAGCAAAGAGCTTAATGATAAGAATGTATCAAATGAGGGAATGGGAGCCTCTTGTCTCATTAATAGCAACGAGCCAATGGTGTCTGTTCTCATTCAAGAGATATTAAACATCCTTGCACCTCATGAACCAGTAATGAAAGTTACTAAAGTTACTGGTAGCCTCGATAGCCCCAGCTGGTGCAGACTTCAGGCTATCTGCTTGTATGTATAACATCAGAAGATGCTTATTTCACAATCACTGAGCAGTTTGCTCTGGAAAATATTGGTAGGGTTGCTTAATTTCCTGGGGTCACCCTCTTAAGTCAGCAACAAACTTGGGAACAAATCAAGTGTCTTTGTCCCCATCCCCCTGGTTCTGACCCTTGGAACCCCTTTCCGTGAGAGTTTTCTACTTAAACCGGGGCCCATGGGAGGGGTCAGGCTCCTGGCCGGGCCCGCAAAAGCCAAAACTACCGAATTGCTGTGCAAAGGACCCAGGGGGATGAAAGGTCACAGGTTCAAAGGCTCAGGAAGGGCTTGGGAGGGGCCTGTGGGCTGGGCGGGGCCCCGGGAGGGGGGCAGGAAGGGCGGGGCCCCACTGCACCTGTGTTGTTGCTGCCGCTGCCGCCCGGGGACTCCAGGGTCTCCAGGAAGGTCTCCAACGGGACGTGGACCAGGGATTCTCCGACAGCCTCTCGAGCGCGGCTGTGTGGGGCTGTCACCACGGCTGCCGTTGTCTCTGGGGGCCGGGGCAGGTCCACTGCTGGAGAAGCGGCAGGTAAGAAACGTGTGTGTCTGTCAGGCCACCTTGAAGCAACCGCCGCCTCCAGCACTGCTCTCCACTGCTCCAGCCGGCTCTGTGCCCACCTACCCTCCGTCAGGAGCTCACAGCTGCAGGAGGCCACGCGGCTGGCCAGACAGCCTCCCCGGGCACAGGAGGGCTCCGCGTCTTCCTCGCTGTCCCTGTGAGGCAAGAAAGCCCAACCGTGTCCGGCCGCGGGACTCTTGACTCCGACCGTGGTCTGCTCACAGAGCCAGGCAGAGGCTGACTGTCCCGCGGCCAGCATCTGCTCTGTCTGGCTCGCCTGGGCCCCTCTGCCTCCGTGTCCCCGCGATCACACCCTCGGCTTGTTCAGTGGCCACCACGTGAGTGACCGGGCCATATGGACAGGTCTCCAAGTGGGCACAGCCATCCCCTAACCAAGAGAGGCTGGCCTCGAGGATCCCACCTAGGACCTCCTCTGGGGGCGGGACACGGGTGGGCGGGGCCTGtgccggccccgcccctccctcccctcccccaggcctttGTCTCCCCAGCTGTGTCGGCTCTAAAACACCCGCAAAGTGAGGCTCACCTTCACGGGGGCGAGGCAAAGAGTGTGCGGAGCAGATGGCTGGGAGGGTGGCAGGGGAGGGATTAGAACCACTTCGGGGATGGGGGGGCGGCGCCTGGGAGGCGCTCCGGACTTTAATTGTGCTTCCTTAAATGAAGCTGTTAATTAGAAAGCAGCAGCCCCTCCCCCCGGGGCTTGGCTCACCCCATTAGCCGGGGGAGCCGCTGCCAACCGCTCAGCCGGCCGCCCTGCCCGCCCCTCCTACTCCTGGCCTGGGGAACCTCTCCCGGATGGCGCAGCCGGCCTCCCTGCTGTCCTTCTGCCCCCGGTTTATTACTAGCCATGGCTCCCCGCTGGCCAGACCTCCCCGCTTTCTCGGCTCTCTCGCTGAAGGCCCGGCCTCTTTAGCTCTAACTCCAGCCACCCGAGGGCGCTGACATTCCCCGCGAGTCCCAGGCCTTGGCGCTCCTTCACCGCCCTCctccgcccccagccccctctgCCTGTCTCAGGCCCCCCTTTCTTTAAGCCGCAGAGAAAGGGCCCCCCTACCACTACAGCGTCTCTGAACCCCAGGACTGGATTGGGGGGCCGCCCCTTTGGTCCTCCATCCCGGGCCCTTTGGGCTCACCGCGTCACTACCCATCTATCATCAATCTCCGCTTGCTTTCAGCCTCCCCTGGGAGTGAGAACAAGATGATTCAACTGCCCTCCAGGCCCCCGGACCCTGAACCAACAGAGCCTGCTGGGACTGGAGGTTTGGGGACAGGGAGGGTCCCGGCCAGCACCCACCTGGATTGCACTGCCGTGAGAAGGGCCCATTTCTCAAGCTCAGCTCCTGCCCTCACCAGGAAGCTGCTCCCGGTGAAGGCTCCACCCAGGGCGCAGCCCCGccagccccccccccacccccccccaccccccccccccccccgccacgtCTGCCCATCCCAGGGGTCTCACCCGGGGTCTGCGCAGCCCTGGATGTCAGCCACCCACGAGTGCTTCTGCAGGGAGTCGATGGTCTCCAGGATGTACTCTGCTCCATTCTCCACCTGGGGAGGGGGCGACGAGAGTCCAGAGGCTCATCCTGCCCCTCTCCCAGGGGGAGACCCCTGCTCTGAGCAGCTGGGAAGACAGTGGGGTCCTCGGCGGAGGGCAGCTCACATGGgcagcagcccctcccctcccccgctggGGATCACGGGGATGACTGAGGTCATCCTCGGGCCCCAAGAATgcagcaccgcccccccccccaccaggagGCCGTGTTGGCTGGGTAaaggctggggttggggtgggagaagggcatgacaatcctCAGTCTGTGGGGGGCCAGCAGGCCCAGCCCTGAGTGGTGGGCTCACCCGCCTTTGCACCTGGAACTCCGCCTCTGCGGCCACGCCCCAGCCTCCAGAagggaagcaggaagagaaagtCCGACCCAGTGGGTGATCAGGCACACACACTGTCTGATGAACTCTTCCCAACAACCCCGGGAGAGAGAGGCGAGACtttccccattgtacagatgggaagactgaggttCGGAGAGGTCTGCTATGTGGCTCAGTCACACAAGCGCTCAGTGGTGGTGTTGGGACCCAAACCCAGATCTCTAATGCCAAGGCCTGGCCTCTGAGTTTCTTGTTTAGTAAAGAGCAGTGGGATTCCCATCCCGTCAGAGCTTGGAACTGACTTCCACCCTGCTCTAAACTGAtcgggaaactgaggcccagagtgggCCCGGCAGGTGGTTGCCGTGGGACTCCTGAGCCTACTCAGAGACACAGAGGCCACCTGGCTGTCAGGAGCAAAGCTCTGACCTATCTCAGCCAGAAGATGAGAGAGCCAGGCAGGGAGGGGCCGTGTCCTCAGCCCCCAGACTGGGTGACTCAGGGTCTGGGGTTggcaaatgtttgttaaatgaataaaggagttcatgattAAACAAACAGGGCCGAGGAAAAACATAAACCCAACTGGGCCACTGGAGAGGAGGCGGGgcggctggggaggggggcgccCCTCCATGCAGCTTCGGGTGGGTGGAACCAGGCCTCTTTGGGGACTTGGCCTCACAAACACCCTCTGATTCTCCAAAGAGGCTCAGGGCCACAGCCCTGGCAGCCCAGAGCCATGTCCTCAGCAACCCGAGCAGGCCACCCCGGCGATGCGGGGCCTGGGAAAAGGACGGGCAGCCCCCAGACTCACTGGGGTGCCTCCCTGGCCACCCTCAGGGCCTTTGTGCCATTGGTGGGGCCGGGCGGGTTCCCACACTCCAGGGCTAGTGACAGGGGCATTTGCATAACCGCAGCAGGCTGGCTACCAGTTCCTGCCTGTGGGGTGGATGCAGCGCGGGACTccagtgggggaaggggggagggaggaagtgaaACTCAGGTCCTCCCCCCGGCCTAGGAGGAAATGGGAATGGGGACCCACTTGGTGGACGACACCTGGGCCACTTGGCTCTGGAGCTCGGGCCAGGATTCACGTCCTAGCTGTGTGCTTGACATCTGTGGAGGGTCCTTGGACCCCCGCCCCCCAATCTggggctccctgcccccaccctgctgCTGGCCCTTCACCCTCACCCCCACGAGGGGTCTTCGGGGTCGGGGTGAGGCTCACCTTGAGCACGAATGTGTTGTCCTTCTCTGGCATCTCCAGGGGCATGGTGGTACGGACCTCGATGATGGCCGACAGAGGGATGCTGACTTTGGGCCTGGAGGCCTGACGAAGGGGCG from Odocoileus virginianus isolate 20LAN1187 ecotype Illinois chromosome 33, Ovbor_1.2, whole genome shotgun sequence harbors:
- the SH2B2 gene encoding SH2B adapter protein 2 isoform X4; protein product: MTGRQWSSAQHSEPASGGCDGTGAMNGAAPVPVPVPVPDWRQFCELHAQAAAVDFAHKFCRFLRDNPAYDTPDAGASFSRHFAANFLDVFSEEVRRVLVAGPAPARGAAEPPDAMEPGPAGPPALKAAPYGHSRSSEDVSATSAAKARVRKGFSLRNMSLCVVDGVRDMWHRRASPEPDAAPRAAEPPAEARDKWMRRLRLSRTLAAKVELVDIQREGALRFMVADDAASGSGGAAQWQKCRLLLRRAVAGERFRLEFFVPPKASRPKVSIPLSAIIEVRTTMPLEMPEKDNTFVLKVENGAEYILETIDSLQKHSWVADIQGCADPGDSEEDAEPSCARGGCLASRVASCSCELLTEAVDLPRPPETTAAVVTAPHSRAREAVGESLVHVPLETFLETLESPGGSGSNNTAEETAEPEAQAEAELELSDYPWFHGTLSRVKAAQLVLAGGPRNHGLFVIRQSETRPGEYVLTFNFQGKAKHLRLSLNGHGQCHVQHLWFQSVLDMLRHFHTHPIPLESGGSADITLRSYVRAQGPPPDPGPSPSAAPPPPACWSEPAGQHYFSSLAAAACPPASPSEAGGASSSSASSSSAASVPGAPRPAAEGPPSARSRSNSAERLLEAAGGGAEEPPEAGPGEGARGHTRAVENQYSFY
- the SH2B2 gene encoding SH2B adapter protein 2 isoform X2, with product MTGRQWSSAQHSEPASGGCDGTGAMNGAAPVPVPVPVPDWRQFCELHAQAAAVDFAHKFCRFLRDNPAYDTPDAGASFSRHFAANFLDVFSEEVRRVLVAGPAPARGAAEPPDAMEPGPAGPPALKAAPYGHSRSSEDVSATSAAKARVRKGFSLRNMSLCVVDGVRDMWHRRASPEPDAAPRAAEPPAEARDKWMRRLRLSRTLAAKVELVDIQREGALRFMVADDAASGSGGAAQWQKCRLLLRRAVAGERFRLEFFVPPKASRPKVSIPLSAIIEVRTTMPLEMPEKDNTFVLKVENGAEYILETIDSLQKHSWVADIQGCADPGDSEEDAEPSCARGGCLASRVASCSCELLTEVDLPRPPETTAAVVTAPHSRAREAVGESLVHVPLETFLETLESPGGSGSNNTAEETAEPEAQAEAELELSDYPWFHGTLSRVKAAQLVLAGGPRNHGLFVIRQSETRPGEYVLTFNFQGKAKHLRLSLNGHGQCHVQHLWFQSVLDMLRHFHTHPIPLESGGSADITLRSYVRAQGPPPGKTPLTPPRQTDGWAVGEDVTLLAPAGSAPARSGTCCKPPGPTGWAGKRLPQRIRVRSKFLAGGRGRPRASRKWVESLRSRTGGAERRAGKEGSLGEVSEGAGHADSALVCPPHLWKMQNVSRVRLFVTPWTVARQAPLSVEYSRQEYWSGVAMPSSRGSSRPGIELVSPAFAGEFLYRLSHSRLYTGLSLGGGLELAARDLGSGPPCVMLGHPFLGRWLLPARWWSSVEGGRTRTRP
- the SH2B2 gene encoding SH2B adapter protein 2 isoform X5; the encoded protein is MTGRQWSSAQHSEPASGGCDGTGAMNGAAPVPVPVPVPDWRQFCELHAQAAAVDFAHKFCRFLRDNPAYDTPDAGASFSRHFAANFLDVFSEEVRRVLVAGPAPARGAAEPPDAMEPGPAGPPALKAAPYGHSRSSEDVSATSAAKARVRKGFSLRNMSLCVVDGVRDMWHRRASPEPDAAPRAAEPPAEARDKWMRRLRLSRTLAAKVELVDIQREGALRFMVADDAASGSGGAAQWQKCRLLLRRAVAGERFRLEFFVPPKASRPKVSIPLSAIIEVRTTMPLEMPEKDNTFVLKVENGAEYILETIDSLQKHSWVADIQGCADPGDSEEDAEPSCARGGCLASRVASCSCELLTEVDLPRPPETTAAVVTAPHSRAREAVGESLVHVPLETFLETLESPGGSGSNNTAEETAEPEAQAEAELELSDYPWFHGTLSRVKAAQLVLAGGPRNHGLFVIRQSETRPGEYVLTFNFQGKAKHLRLSLNGHGQCHVQHLWFQSVLDMLRHFHTHPIPLESGGSADITLRSYVRAQGPPPDPGPSPSAAPPPPACWSEPAGQHYFSSLAAAACPPASPSEAGGASSSSASSSSAASVPGAPRPAAEGPPSARSRSNSAERLLEAAGGGAEEPPEAGPGEGARGHTRAVENQYSFY
- the SH2B2 gene encoding SH2B adapter protein 2 isoform X3 is translated as MNGAAPVPVPVPVPDWRQFCELHAQAAAVDFAHKFCRFLRDNPAYDTPDAGASFSRHFAANFLDVFSEEVRRVLVAGPAPARGAAEPPDAMEPGPAGPPALKAAPYGHSRSSEDVSATSAAKARVRKGFSLRNMSLCVVDGVRDMWHRRASPEPDAAPRAAEPPAEARDKWMRRLRLSRTLAAKVELVDIQREGALRFMVADDAASGSGGAAQWQKCRLLLRRAVAGERFRLEFFVPPKASRPKVSIPLSAIIEVRTTMPLEMPEKDNTFVLKVENGAEYILETIDSLQKHSWVADIQGCADPGDSEEDAEPSCARGGCLASRVASCSCELLTEAVDLPRPPETTAAVVTAPHSRAREAVGESLVHVPLETFLETLESPGGSGSNNTAEETAEPEAQAEAELELSDYPWFHGTLSRVKAAQLVLAGGPRNHGLFVIRQSETRPGEYVLTFNFQGKAKHLRLSLNGHGQCHVQHLWFQSVLDMLRHFHTHPIPLESGGSADITLRSYVRAQGPPPGKTPLTPPRQTDGWAVGEDVTLLAPAGSAPARSGTCCKPPGPTGWAGKRLPQRIRVRSKFLAGGRGRPRASRKWVESLRSRTGGAERRAGKEGSLGEVSEGAGHADSALVCPPHLWKMQNVSRVRLFVTPWTVARQAPLSVEYSRQEYWSGVAMPSSRGSSRPGIELVSPAFAGEFLYRLSHSRLYTGLSLGGGLELAARDLGSGPPCVMLGHPFLGRWLLPARWWSSVEGGRTRTRP
- the SH2B2 gene encoding SH2B adapter protein 2 isoform X1, which codes for MTGRQWSSAQHSEPASGGCDGTGAMNGAAPVPVPVPVPDWRQFCELHAQAAAVDFAHKFCRFLRDNPAYDTPDAGASFSRHFAANFLDVFSEEVRRVLVAGPAPARGAAEPPDAMEPGPAGPPALKAAPYGHSRSSEDVSATSAAKARVRKGFSLRNMSLCVVDGVRDMWHRRASPEPDAAPRAAEPPAEARDKWMRRLRLSRTLAAKVELVDIQREGALRFMVADDAASGSGGAAQWQKCRLLLRRAVAGERFRLEFFVPPKASRPKVSIPLSAIIEVRTTMPLEMPEKDNTFVLKVENGAEYILETIDSLQKHSWVADIQGCADPGDSEEDAEPSCARGGCLASRVASCSCELLTEAVDLPRPPETTAAVVTAPHSRAREAVGESLVHVPLETFLETLESPGGSGSNNTAEETAEPEAQAEAELELSDYPWFHGTLSRVKAAQLVLAGGPRNHGLFVIRQSETRPGEYVLTFNFQGKAKHLRLSLNGHGQCHVQHLWFQSVLDMLRHFHTHPIPLESGGSADITLRSYVRAQGPPPGKTPLTPPRQTDGWAVGEDVTLLAPAGSAPARSGTCCKPPGPTGWAGKRLPQRIRVRSKFLAGGRGRPRASRKWVESLRSRTGGAERRAGKEGSLGEVSEGAGHADSALVCPPHLWKMQNVSRVRLFVTPWTVARQAPLSVEYSRQEYWSGVAMPSSRGSSRPGIELVSPAFAGEFLYRLSHSRLYTGLSLGGGLELAARDLGSGPPCVMLGHPFLGRWLLPARWWSSVEGGRTRTRP